A segment of the Populus nigra chromosome 12, ddPopNigr1.1, whole genome shotgun sequence genome:
CTTGGAGGCACAACAAGAGCCTCCGTCGTCGCGGCGCTCGCACCCCCGTGACAGCACCCATCTATTTATAAGGTTTAGGTGAAAAGTTATTAATTGTAGTTGATTTTAATGCAAATAATAGGACTTTACCTTTGGTTTATGCActagttgaagaagaaaataatatcaacTGGAGATGGTTCTTACAACTTCTTCAACATCACATTATAGGTGACTATGATGGTATTTGTATAATATCGGACATGCACACTGGTATTAAgcatgaaatgataaaaatctAGCCTAATTCACcacatgaagaagaaaaagtttgATGAATAGTTAAGTTGGCGAACACAACGTGCACATTTGGTAATTTCAAAGATCTCATCAATCTGGTTTACATGTTATTACATGTTGTGCAGAAAGGCTTCTTACTATTACCTAGTATGTTGACCAACATTATAGTGTTCATACAAGAATATATATGAGACTCCATTACATCCTTTACCCcctgaattaaattaaaatgaatatactGATCCTCAAGTATACCCAAACCCCATGAATTAAATTGCTCACGTTGTTTTAAAGGGTTTCAGTTGATGTCATTGGTCATTTCTAAAGCTAAAATAAGAGTAAATGTAGTTAATGAACACACAGTAATTGTTTGTTCTTAGATTTTCACGAACAATTGCACATATAGAAGACAAAAATTGATCAACAATACATTCTCGAACACCAACAGATTAAGAATAGAATAATTCTccaaaagacaaaaagaattaactaaaagctaattaattaatgtcaATTTAGAGTTAATCGTCTGCTATTCCACTTGACTTCTACAAAGTGGGCAGGATTTGGAGTTGAGCACCCAACGAAAGATGCATTTTTCGTGAAAGACATGAGAGCAGGGTAACTTTGATAGCTTCACCGAACTTGAAAAATCCTCCAAGCAAACCACACAAGTACCACCGGAAGAAGAATCACCATTGCTCTGCCCCTGCTTCGTGTAAAACCTCTCCTTCTCCAACTTCTTTAACACTCTCTTCGATGCACCCGTTGATACGGTTACATGTCGATCTGTGTCAAATATCGGCTCCACGACATGAACAGTTTCCTCCAGGACCTTCACATGAGCCAACacgaagaatccaaaacaaccGGCCCTCACAAGATTGTCAGAAAAGGCAGCAATCTTTGAGGCCAAATCGTTGGATAAAGAAGCACTAAAATCGGAGCAAGAAATCATGTGGGCAACGTAATGAAAGCATGAAGCGGGCTGAGCAACAACTTGGCAAGGGATTTGGAAGAAATAACTAGTTGGGTCAGCAGCAGTTGGCCGGTTATCATCCACTCGCATGGCCAGTGATCGTCCTCTGACTCTAACCCGTGTTTCTTTCCTACTTTCCGACAAGATTTGAACAAGAAACATGGGTTCAGTGTTGTTGTCTGGATTAACCAGAGTGGTGCTAACTGCAATTAGGGTTTCATCAACTCTTGCAAGCGCCATTGAAGAAACGATTGAAAAGGGAGAAACAAGAAGATCGACGTGTAAGTAATAGATGGATGGATAGAGAGACTTCACATGTATTGTTATGACTTGAATTTATAGATCGAGACCGAAAGAACTGTGTGCTTTAATCCGGAATGGAAGAGGAAACCTAGCCAAAGTATACGATTCCAATCCTTTTAACACAAGGAAAGGAAACATGGATGAAAGGGGAAGTCTTCCATGGCCGTTACGGTTATAACAAGGAAGCAGATTTTATCATGCTTCTTTCAACTGGGCTAGTGATGAGCCTCTCTCACTAATACtcctattttataaaataaatattattttaccaaatatttataactttaatataaatattttttgggtcaacaatataattttttatgataattttaataaaataaaataaaattaatacccTACAATTAGATTATCACAATTAatgcaaaatattaaaatggctattataaattatagttttgatttcttatataaaaaaatagttgtaatgtagatttattttttgttaaaaaattatctttattataaaaaaacatatttaggcAGGATTTACACTAGTCATGCCTAGTTCCTTCTCTCAACTTGTTTCCTCAACTGATTCTCGCACTAGTTTCAAGTCCGGCATGGTCTCCGACGTGCATAATCTTGAGGATGTATTTTTATGTCATGATATTGCCTCAAAAACTGGTTCTTCTGTGATtgattttgcaaagaaacaagCTGGTCGTTTAGGGTTTTACACGTGGGCCCATGTGGTGATATTTGAAGATTTTGTCGAGGTACTGCGTCCCTTGGATGAGATGATCCTgccaattttgattttgatgacgAAGATCATGTCGTGTCGTTGATCAAGAGGTGCATCAAAGTTAGCGTTAAAGAAGTTGAAGGGAGGGATGTTTTACATGAAggggctatatatatatatatatatatatatatatatatatatatatatatatatatatatatatatatatatgtggtgGTGAATATATCTTGAGGTTCAAATCCTGACACGGCAtcgtatttataaaaaataattgggtgCGATTTAACCTCTTGTGGCAGGTTGGTGAGTTGATTTTAGGTTAAACTaagctataattttaaaaataataatattgttttaaaaaaaaatagtttgaaataaaatctaatttatacTAGATTCTAGATAAGCAAGGtattagattaattttcaagttttattaagattaaaataattaatttgatttaatgggTATGAATatgtttcttgaaaatatttatttatgtcatGATATTGCCTCCAAAATTGGCTCTTTacttttttagtgattttatgACAAAAATGTTTGTGAgtttaattatggttttttaaaatattttttatttaaaaatatattaaaataatatttttttaaaaaaaattatattttaaatcagcgcatcaaaatatcaaaatgatctaaaaatatcaaaaaatattaatttggaataaagaaaaaaataaaaaaatttaaattttttaaatatatttttaaaacatagaaaCAAACAGGACTTAGTCGTTTAGGGTTTTAGACATTGAGCCGTGGTAATTATTGAAGATGAATAGTTTATTTGTCTTGACAGCtatgttgtgttttttaaaaaaataatttttttaaatgaatttttattttttaattattttaatgttctcatattaaaaataaattttaaaaaataataataaaatattcttttaaaggGCAAAATGATTCCAATCTCCAGTACATTAAGTCCTGAATAGTGAGAGTCTGaggattttttggattttttattattattattaatttattgatattagtaaaaatagttgaaaaaacatcaatttaatatttttttcaataaaaaacaatttaaaatgcacttttaaaatCATGCAGGCAAACACTTAATTAATCTTGATGAATTAGTTTTACTAAAACCATATTGTGAAATtcttaattctaattttattggGTTTAAATTAAGTTTGACGGAATCATTAaagattaataaattttcaattgggATGAGTTTTAAAGAACTAGCTCAATGGTCAAAGAGGTATGTTctctttcttaatttctttaattcaaacattaaaattaatatttagataaatttattaaattctttttaatatattacaatGATGTTAATGTgcgattttaaaattatcttaaaaaaattagtctcGCTAATATGCAAGTTAATTAAATGTAAAAGTATGTATTCAAAATATGCTCAGGAATTTTAATCTTACTTGATTTAGTGATCAAATGAGATCTTTTAGAATGTGTTaacggttattttttataatatattttatttgaaattgtattaaaataatattttttaaaaaaattatttttgacatcagcacatcaaaataattcaaataaaaaataattcaaataaacaaatcaattttttatatatataaaaaaaaagcaagttaAACAGCAGCTTGAAATTGGTGTGTTTGAGAGTatggttgtaattatttttcaaagtgtttttcacttagaaattcatcaaaataatatatatttttttattttttaaaaattatttttaatatcagcgcattaaaataatctaaaaatacaaaaatatatttgtttgaaacaaagaaaaaaataaaaaaattcaaattttttcaaaagtgtttttaaaacgcaaaaacaaataataataataatattcaatcACTTTTACTTttgaatgtattttaaaaatatatttcacttaatttttttttaaattaatgttttttttagtattttttaattattttaacgtgtttatattaaaatataaaaaatatattttaatataaaaaatacttttaataacaatattaatcaaaaaCTTAGTTTTAGTCGATAAATAAATTGGCTGGGATATgcccaacaaaataaaattgtttattgAGACCATCTTACTGGTCAGTATTCAGACCCAAAATAATAGCTAGGTAACAAACCCAAGTACAAGTagtgaagaagagagagaggctGAGCTGACAAGACAAAAGCGCAcactaataaataattaatcgtTCAAAAACTCTTAAAGATATAATGACAACTGAGCTCTGATCTTTCGGATCTTTTAATGTTATATTCAACCTCTCCCACCCCTGGAATCTCCACAACACTGCAAACTACCATTACAAGAGTGACTCCCGTTTCTTTTTTAAGGTTTCTTTCTCTAGGATCTCAATCATTTGAACATAATTGTCTTTTTGTTTAGATCTCTTCTGTTTTAATTCATGTCCGTTTGCATGTGTTTCTGTTTGGTGggtttattaatctttttttgtgtttcatttgCCAAATATGggaataaatttatgattttggagatgggttttctttgttttgattgaACAGGTTAGTTTTAGTGATTAACTGGTTAATGGACAGTGTTGAATTGGGATTTTGGTTAATGGGTTTATAATGTTAGCATATTGCTGATGAGTTTCTTTTACTTCTTTGCTTCCCTCTTTACCTGTTATGTGTGGATTATAGATAATCTCTATTGGTTCTGTGTGTTTTTGGCTACTGAGGTCGGGCTTGGGCTGTTCTACTCCTAGCATGATTGGAAATTGTTTAGGAAATTAGCTTTTCTTTCCCATATCATAACCAACTGCTATGACACATGCTCTTTGGTGTAAATGTTGCAGCCGATTTGTCCCCATGTGTGAATTTTTCTAACCTCTAATTTCAATGGATTGTGCCCCATGAGATCATGGAGAAAAATTGAAGTGTATGAAGGGGGAACATTAGAAGTAGACTCCTAACAAAGATCTTATATGAATTGCTTGATCTTCTTTGTAGTTTCTTGAACACCCCCTCGTATGGTATTATGTGGATGCCGTTTGGCTTGTATGGCTGCAAATAGAAATAACCTTTCTTGCTATGAAAatctatttgatttatttagtaGAGAAAAGATGGGACTTGGAGGTGCTGATTAGTTGTTGCTGGTTTTGGAGGTGCATATTGCAAATCCAAGGAAAGATGATTAGCTTGTGGATGTGATGTGTAGAGAATCCTGTTGTGAAGTACTCGAGTAGCAAAGCATGGCAATAGATTGGCTATAATGAATTATAGGTTTCGTCatagtaattttttatccatACCAGTCAGCCTATAGAAATTTCGTTTACTTTTTCAGGAAGAGAAACATTGCTGAGAGTACAATAACAAGCGTATTCACGGAGGGGATGGCATTTAATGCCTTTTTGGATTGGAGTGCAAAAGGGGTTATCTCCCTAAAAAGCTAAGGATGCACTATTTtccctaacatacactcaattcatgatcaattttcaattttcagGAATTCCATTATTATCAAGTCTAGGGTTTAACACTTTGCCGATTCTTAGGTCTGATATGACCATTTCTGTAGGCATATTCATTCCTTTGGCATTATTATCTTAGAAGATGAACCTAGTTTGTTTGTTCATGACATATTGTAATCTTGAAGTAGGTGCATCAAGTGATAGATTTTAGTAGTTTAGTCATCTTTTTTGGGCTGGAATTTTCTGACTTTGTATTACATTTTCATGCTTGGGGGAAGGCAAGATCCACTTGAGGATTGGAGTTGCAGTGTACTTGAGATAGGATGAAATATGACAAATGAAGCTTGTGGTCTTTAGCTTCAGTGGTGAAGAGTGCAGTGAGAAAGCAATAAAATGATAGAATGGTCTGCTTCTAGGATCCGCTTAAGAAACGTTACTGTGTTAATGGAAGCCTATTGTAGCTCTAGCTAGCTTGTCCATAAAATTGCAGCTTTGTTTATCTTTATTACCATCaactctttctcttttctttttcttttttcaatatgCAAGGCTTTAAGAAGGAAAATCTTATGCCAAAAGGATATTTGATGCGTGGATTAATAATCTTGGGCAGACAGACAAAATTCTTAATGTTCAGTTTACAAGTAGCATCACATTGGGTAATTAGGTATCATGTCATGATAATTTACTACCTTCCAAAGTTAACTGTAGTCACTAATAGATAAATCATGGTTGCCGCTAACGGTATCTAACTGGAAAATCTGAATAGTTACTGAGACAGGATTTGGTGCTTTTTACAGGTTAGCTGGAATAAGTTGTTCTCTTGTTAAGCAAGGATTGACTCTTCGCATTCCCAACCAATCTCTGTTGTTGCTAGTGTTTTTACCAACCCTGTATTGTCACCCACTATATACCCAATTATTGTCCATAATCTTGGTGCATGAATTTCCTGGTGATCAGTGTACGAAagtcaaattatttttgctcGTGTTACTTTATTGAAAGTTAATGTCATTTGAATGCATTGTCATCATCCACTTAAGGAATAGCTAAAATATGTAAAAGGAGAGCTAGAGGATTTGCATTGTCAGCTTTGGGAATTGCATCTGTCCACCAGGAAAGAAGTGAATATACATTTTGGTTGAAGCAATtcatggattttcttttttgatatgccaagttttatttatcaaaatactgatctgttctttttttctgttgGCGTATAACTTGCAGAAAGACATATCCTTGATCTGAAAATAGTGGACAAAATATGAGTCTAGCATGTCTTGTATGCCACAGCGTAGAAAGTCCATCACACTCCTTTAGAAGCTACTCAGTCTCAAGTTCAGACAACGAAGGAAGATGTTCTGCCATTGCCAACTGCATAACCAGGAAGTTATCTCTCCCTCCTCCCAGAGCAAACTCTTCCTTTGCATCATCATCCAAAGTGACCCCACAACCATCTAGTCCAGGTAATGATGACATGACAGGACCCCCGCGACTAGTACGTAGTCGTGCTGTGAGAAGAGACCTTGTAAGAGATTGGAATTTTGATGGGTTTGTGATGGAGCGATAACTACTTTAAGTAGGAAAACTGCCGTTCTCTCTGCTCATGTGATAGCTTTAGAGATTTATCTTGCTGtctttcctttatatttttttttgttatggatgCAGTTAAGCTCGCTTTTCCACTTGAAGAGTTTGCGTTTGTGACCATCTTAGGAAAATTAAATGTGAAATCTTGttcatatttcttttctaaatGGTCCGCCATTGCTGGTCTTAATTTTTGTATCTCAGTTGGGTATTTTTCGCTGATGTAGCTCGAGCTTGGGTAGATAATGGTCTAGTGTGCCTTCTAGCATGTAGCCTtcctcatcctcctcctcctcctcctcctcctcctccacctcctctTGTTTTGGCCAATTACCTACGGCTGTGGTGAGCTGCATGATGAGCATCCACGGTTCCTTTCAACTTATCATAGATAGGAGACCGCTCTCCTACAGTAAAGCAGTAATATGCGAAGGCTGATAATTAACCTCGGACAGCTTTAGATGGGTTATGATTTTGACGAGGCAGACACCTTGTACGGTTGTAGGCTTGTAGGAAGTAGCAGACTGCCTGAGAAGAGTTGTCAACTAGTCATTGATAGCAATTTCACTTCAGTTTCTGGGTTCCAGTTCGCATCCCATTTTGGCTGGCAAAGACGGCACAAATTATCAGGTAGGTTTTTCAGTACGTGTTAGTAGATGAATTGAAAGGGTGGTGGGAAAACGTGGATGAATTTCAGGTGAAAATAATGGAAGGCTTCCTAGCGATCAAATCTGTAAGGTATCTAGCTTGTCCAGTTTCCTCTCAAAGCCCATTGCCATGAAACTGGAGTCATGACGTGGGGATTTACGTGGggatcttttatatatatatttttggtataATAATGtctattgtattattttaataataataaaaaaattttaggttTTGATAGTTTTAGAACAGTCTAGAatgcaatttttaatttttaatatgaccGGTAGATTTAACTAAAATTATGTTTCTTATtagattaaaatttcataatggtcaaaaatcaaaaagttcaatagggttttttttattttatttttttttaatttctaacttgGTTCAACATCATTAATCATGCTTTTAATAATAAACACTTTTTAAACCCTTCTAAACCGTAACCCAACACAACTCAATACTAACTTTCTCCATCATCCAAATAATACTATCAAAACCAAGAAATGAAAGTTGAAATCACATACTCATCATTAACAACAACATTGAAGTCATTTAAACATGATTttcaacacacaaaaaaatacttatttccAAGTTTTCCTATACTAATCCATTTTCAAGCTCACCAATCAATATCAATTCCTCAAATTACTCAtcataaacaagaaataaaagtaAGATCACTTACCTGAAGACATCTAGAATGGATTTAAACAAGCCTTTCAACAAGTTTTTCCCaaattcttcttcctttccctAGGCTTTaagctttctctctctataattttcactccttttcttttatatttgccTTTTAAATCCATTGAGATCATGTTTCCTATGAAGTAATTGCTTAAATCTACCTActacatcataaaaaaaaaaaagagaattttccCTCAAAATTTGATGGAAATTTTAGAAACCCTCATTCTCCTCTTTAACAGCAGCTGACCAGTTGTTTTTAGgtagtgtttgatattgtaatagtggttgttttttaaagtatttttcacttcgTAAGAATCTACACGTGCCTTTATTTGTCCATCATTCCATTTAGGTTCATCACTCCTAGTTTAATAAATCTTGAGTCAAAGTGTTAGGGTCCTAAACTCTCATGCTAgtgttcttttctctcttttttttgttcaaaatttgGGGTAATATCCAGCCAAGAAAATAGTGTTGGCCTTACCTTACGTTTCTGAACAGTCTTAATGCAGGTTTGATGgttattcttctttttccttttaatttttttcttttccttctttactACATTAGCCGCCCCTTCTAGCTCACTTTTCTTTCATGGt
Coding sequences within it:
- the LOC133668955 gene encoding uncharacterized protein LOC133668955 — encoded protein: MALARVDETLIAVSTTLVNPDNNTEPMFLVQILSESRKETRVRVRGRSLAMRVDDNRPTAADPTSYFFQIPCQVVAQPASCFHYVAHMISCSDFSASLSNDLASKIAAFSDNLVRAGCFGFFVLAHVKVLEETVHVVEPIFDTDRHVTVSTGASKRVLKKLEKERFYTKQGQSNGDSSSGGTCVVCLEDFSSSVKLSKLPCSHVFHEKCIFRWVLNSKSCPLCRSQVE
- the LOC133669403 gene encoding uncharacterized protein LOC133669403, encoding MSLACLVCHSVESPSHSFRSYSVSSSDNEGRCSAIANCITRKLSLPPPRANSSFASSSKVTPQPSSPGNDDMTGPPRLVRSRAVRRDLVRDWNFDGFVMER